From one Lineus longissimus chromosome 3, tnLinLong1.2, whole genome shotgun sequence genomic stretch:
- the LOC135484214 gene encoding apoptosis-stimulating of p53 protein 1-like isoform X8, with product MKTVSWSLQMPGGVDLTLTELQEMATRQQQQIENQQQMLVAKEQRLKYLKQQEMRHQQIASENERLRKLREKVESQELKLKKLRALRGQVDQQRMSNGNLNSELESIKVLFNEKEKELSIAVAKVEELTKQLDEVKRGNNHAGDGKHKSSGDAELEKLKKELMIRNKLNEQQSTKLNAHREVLSKRHEEITMMDTRIEELQERLHKKRQQQQQQQQHKGFPPSGRPQSANIAAVEPYVRTEQKDSSKDDLYEEDLKSGLGPSKQQPRYQTLPYNTKFPVHLEGQKQPQQDINSNIYNYEKKLEANNNMLKQENNKPEQKSVENKSGVYLAKEPVKSQPSQFLTSKVYNVTQDHLNSGIEKRVPTSTFKGGSSGITHFTPRPFSSTYSSVSFNPTQGPADKRNVQVSQPQSSFTAQGQAGALSKPLYSEAGKGAPTNAPITPPRLSTKYTMSQDSSTSPGGSSSSTAPHSSPDVSPGYYQTAISRSVQPPQPSWADSPSSSQSSPSQNPQSPPVTNTRNVPTTGGYGPTVAVSRNTGSNSGLVVRVTNNEGFAPSPNSSGDSNSGSLVYNPTSSGAENTSNGKMVPNIQNKNDSERAEYPSGRLDQNTSYEGPNISVSSANSSSGSMPSPSSSDSSAATKPRFAPRGVIANTYMRKLGSTALSQYNKLSQMYQGFPNQPQQGEANQGAKQDSNQTVQPMGKTENVYPNDVSPQESSQKTGEQSPPDSDNGSFQVPGFHQYGTINADKFSSKGITPRTLRRRHSSGEGDDLFTKLQFQSAKPSVSSVGENEEDASKGDAGYFYEGRQNEMQRTHSNSTGSTGSEEEKRKPKSAPLILRKKGSKSKAMLQKRRVSFDPLALLLDASLEGELELVMRTAKEVSNPSTANDEGITALHNAICAGHFEIVKFLVEFGCDVNSQDSDGWTPLHCAASCNNLAMVQFLVEHGACIFATTISDHETAAEKCEEDEDGYDGCSEYLYSIQEKLGILNAGEVYSLYNYKAQNPDEMTFKTNDKLVVLRKVDQDEREWWWARKGAREGYIPRNLLGLFPRVKPPKENDNES from the exons ATGAAGACTGTATCTTGGTCATTGCAG ATGCCCGGTGGAGTAGACCTCACACTGACGGAACTGCAGGAGATGGCCACCAGGCAACAGCAGCAGATCGAGAACCAACAACAGATGCTGGTGGCCAAGGAACAGCGCCTCAAGTACCTCAAACAGCAAGAGATGAGGCACCAACAGATCGCCAGTGAGAATGAACGGTTACGCAAGTTACGTGAAAAGGTGGAGTCACAGGAGTTGAAGCTGAAGAAACTGAGGGCTTTGAGGGGTCAGGTGGACCAGCAGAGGATGTCCAATGGGAACCTCA ATTCTGAACTGGAGTCTATCAAGGTGTTATTCAACGAGAAAGAGAAAGAGTTATCGATTGCTGTGGCAAAGGTGGAGGAGCTGACCAAACAACTTGACGAGGTGAAAAGAGGAAACAACCATGCTGGTGACGGGAAGCATAAGTCATCCGGTGATGCTGAACTGGAGAAACTGAAGAAAGAACTTATG ATTCGCAACAAATTGAATGAGCAGCAAAGTACCAAGCTGAACGCCCACCGTGAGGTGCTGTCAAAACGTCATGAAGAGATCACCATGATGGACACGCGCATCGAAGAGCTGCAAGAGCGACTCCATAAGAAACGGcaacagcagcaacaacaacagcaacacaAAGGATTTCCCCCGAGTGGTCGACCACAGAGTGCAAATATTGCTGCAGTGGAACCGTATGTTCGGACAGAGCAGAAAGATTCATCAAAGGATGACTTGTATGAAGAGGATTTGAAATCCGGTCTTGGTCCCAGCAAACAGCAACCTCGATATCAGACTCTGCCTTATAACACCAAGTTCCCAGTTCATCTCGAGGGACAGAAACAACCCCAACAGGATATCAATAGCAATATTTACAACTACGAGAAGAAGTTGGAGGCGAATAACAATATGTTAAAACAGGAGAACAATAAACCGGAACAGAAAAGTGTAGAGAATAAAAGTGGTGTGTATCTTGCTAAGGAGCCTGTGAAGTCCCAGCCATCACAGTTCCTCACTTCAAAGGTGTACAATGTTACTCAGGATCATCTGAACAGTGGAATAGAAAAGCGGGTGCCGACATCTACATTTAAAGGCGGTTCTAGTGGTATCACACATTTTACACCGAGGCCATTTTCTTCTACGTACAGTAGCGTGTCCTTCAACCCAACTCAAGGTCCTGCAGATAAGAGGAATGTGCAGGTGTCCCAGCCACAGTCTAGCTTCACTGCCCAAGGCCAAGCCGGTGCTCTGTCGAAACCACTCTATTCGGAAGCTGGTAAGGGTGCTCCAACAAACGCACCAATCACTCCACCGCGCTTGAGCACCAAGTACACAATGTCACAGGATTCATCCACCAGCCCAGGAGGTTCCAGCAGCAGCACTGCCCCACACAGCAGTCCAGATGTTTCTCCCGGTTACTACCAGACTGCAATAAGTCGGTCTGTTCAGCCTCCGCAGCCTTCCTGGGCAGACAGTCCTTCAAGCTCTCAGTCTTCTCCAAGCCAAAATCCACAATCACCCCCAGTTACTAACACAAGGAATGTGCCAACAACTGGTGGATATGGACCAACGGTTGCTGTCAGTCGTAACACTGGCTCAAATTCTGGTTTAGTTGTTCGAGTTACAAACAATGAAGGATTTGCTCCAAGTCCAAATAGTAGTGGTGATTCGAATTCAGGTTCATTGGTGTATAACCCTACGTCCTCTGGTGCAGAGAACACAAGCAATGGAAAAATGGTGCCgaacattcaaaataaaaatgattCTGAACGGGCAGAATATCCGAGTGGGAGACTTGATCAAAACACTAGTTATGAAGGACCAAATATATCCGTTAGTAGTGCGAACTCAAGCTCGGGAAGTATGCCGAGTCCAAGCTCGTCTGATTCCTCTGCTGCTACTAAACCAAGGTTTGCCCCACGAGGTGTTATTGCTAATACGTACATGCGGAAACTTGGTTCAACTGCTTTGTCCCAGTACAATAAACTGAGTCAAATGTACCAGGGATTCCCAAATCAGCCGCAACAAGGTGAGGCTAACCAGGGTGCTAAACAAGACAGTAATCAAACAGTTCAGCCAATGGGAAAGACGGAAAATGTTTACCCGAATGATGTGTCGCCACAGGAATCTAGTCAAAAAACGGGTGAACAATCCCCACCGGATTCTGACAATGGCAGCTTCCAAGTGCCTGGGTTTCATCAATACGGTACTATCAATGCAGATAAGTTCAGTTCCAAGGGCATTACCCCAAGAACATTGAGGAGGAGGCATTCTTCGGGAGAGGGAGATGACCTCTTTACGAAACTGCAATTTCAAAGTGCCAAACCGTCCGTGTCTTCTGTAGGTGAAAATGAGGAGGATGCATCAAAAGGGGACGCTGGATATTTTTACGAGGGACGTCAAAATGAGATGCAGAGAACACATTCTAATTCAACTGGATCTACAGGTTCAGAGGAAGAAAAACGGAAACCAAAGTCGGCACCGTTGATTCTCCGAAAGAAGGGGTCTAAGTCCAAGGCTATGCTGCAGAAGAGAAGGGTCAGTTTTGATCCCTTGGCCCTTCTCTTGGATGCATCTCTTGAAGGAGAACTAGAGTTGGTCATGAGAACAGCCAAAGAG gTCTCCAATCCAAGTACTGCTAATGATGAAGGAATCACAGCCCTCCACAATGCCATCTGTGCCGGACATTTCGAGATTGTTAAGTTTTTGGTTGAGTTTGGTTGTGATGTGAACTCACAGGACAGTGATGGATG GACTCCACTCCACTGTGCGGCATCCTGTAACAACCTGGCCATGGTTCAGTTCCTCGTCGAACACGGAGCGTGCATCTTCGCCACGACAATCAGCGACCATGAAACAGCTGCAGAAAAGTGTGAAGAAGATGAGGATGGTTATGATGGGTGCTCAGAATACCTTTACA GTATCCAAGAAAAACTTGGAATTCTAAATGCTGGCGAGGTGTATTCATTGTATAATTATAAGGCGCAGAATCCGGATGAAATGACATTCAAAACTAATGACAAACTTGTCGTCTTGCGTAAGGTTGACCAGGATGAGCGGGAGTGGTGGTGGGCAAGAAAGGGTGCCCGCGAAGGATACATTCCAAGGAATCTTCTTGGG CTTTTCCCAAGAGTTAAACCGCCAAAAGAGAATGATAATGAAAGTTAG
- the LOC135484214 gene encoding apoptosis-stimulating of p53 protein 1-like isoform X9, whose translation MPGGVDLTLTELQEMATRQQQQIENQQQMLVAKEQRLKYLKQQEMRHQQIASENERLRKLREKVESQELKLKKLRALRGQVDQQRMSNGNLNSELESIKVLFNEKEKELSIAVAKVEELTKQLDEVKRGNNHAGDGKHKSSGDAELEKLKKELMIRNKLNEQQSTKLNAHREVLSKRHEEITMMDTRIEELQERLHKKRQQQQQQQQHKGFPPSGRPQSANIAAVEPYVRTEQKDSSKDDLYEEDLKSGLGPSKQQPRYQTLPYNTKFPVHLEGQKQPQQDINSNIYNYEKKLEANNNMLKQENNKPEQKSVENKSGVYLAKEPVKSQPSQFLTSKVYNVTQDHLNSGIEKRVPTSTFKGGSSGITHFTPRPFSSTYSSVSFNPTQGPADKRNVQVSQPQSSFTAQGQAGALSKPLYSEAGKGAPTNAPITPPRLSTKYTMSQDSSTSPGGSSSSTAPHSSPDVSPGYYQTAISRSVQPPQPSWADSPSSSQSSPSQNPQSPPVTNTRNVPTTGGYGPTVAVSRNTGSNSGLVVRVTNNEGFAPSPNSSGDSNSGSLVYNPTSSGAENTSNGKMVPNIQNKNDSERAEYPSGRLDQNTSYEGPNISVSSANSSSGSMPSPSSSDSSAATKPRFAPRGVIANTYMRKLGSTALSQYNKLSQMYQGFPNQPQQGEANQGAKQDSNQTVQPMGKTENVYPNDVSPQESSQKTGEQSPPDSDNGSFQVPGFHQYGTINADKFSSKGITPRTLRRRHSSGEGDDLFTKLQFQSAKPSVSSVGENEEDASKGDAGYFYEGRQNEMQRTHSNSTGSTGSEEEKRKPKSAPLILRKKGSKSKAMLQKRRVSFDPLALLLDASLEGELELVMRTAKEVSNPSTANDEGITALHNAICAGHFEIVKFLVEFGCDVNSQDSDGWTPLHCAASCNNLAMVQFLVEHGACIFATTISDHETAAEKCEEDEDGYDGCSEYLYSIQEKLGILNAGEVYSLYNYKAQNPDEMTFKTNDKLVVLRKVDQDEREWWWARKGAREGYIPRNLLGLFPRVKPPKENDNES comes from the exons ATGCCCGGTGGAGTAGACCTCACACTGACGGAACTGCAGGAGATGGCCACCAGGCAACAGCAGCAGATCGAGAACCAACAACAGATGCTGGTGGCCAAGGAACAGCGCCTCAAGTACCTCAAACAGCAAGAGATGAGGCACCAACAGATCGCCAGTGAGAATGAACGGTTACGCAAGTTACGTGAAAAGGTGGAGTCACAGGAGTTGAAGCTGAAGAAACTGAGGGCTTTGAGGGGTCAGGTGGACCAGCAGAGGATGTCCAATGGGAACCTCA ATTCTGAACTGGAGTCTATCAAGGTGTTATTCAACGAGAAAGAGAAAGAGTTATCGATTGCTGTGGCAAAGGTGGAGGAGCTGACCAAACAACTTGACGAGGTGAAAAGAGGAAACAACCATGCTGGTGACGGGAAGCATAAGTCATCCGGTGATGCTGAACTGGAGAAACTGAAGAAAGAACTTATG ATTCGCAACAAATTGAATGAGCAGCAAAGTACCAAGCTGAACGCCCACCGTGAGGTGCTGTCAAAACGTCATGAAGAGATCACCATGATGGACACGCGCATCGAAGAGCTGCAAGAGCGACTCCATAAGAAACGGcaacagcagcaacaacaacagcaacacaAAGGATTTCCCCCGAGTGGTCGACCACAGAGTGCAAATATTGCTGCAGTGGAACCGTATGTTCGGACAGAGCAGAAAGATTCATCAAAGGATGACTTGTATGAAGAGGATTTGAAATCCGGTCTTGGTCCCAGCAAACAGCAACCTCGATATCAGACTCTGCCTTATAACACCAAGTTCCCAGTTCATCTCGAGGGACAGAAACAACCCCAACAGGATATCAATAGCAATATTTACAACTACGAGAAGAAGTTGGAGGCGAATAACAATATGTTAAAACAGGAGAACAATAAACCGGAACAGAAAAGTGTAGAGAATAAAAGTGGTGTGTATCTTGCTAAGGAGCCTGTGAAGTCCCAGCCATCACAGTTCCTCACTTCAAAGGTGTACAATGTTACTCAGGATCATCTGAACAGTGGAATAGAAAAGCGGGTGCCGACATCTACATTTAAAGGCGGTTCTAGTGGTATCACACATTTTACACCGAGGCCATTTTCTTCTACGTACAGTAGCGTGTCCTTCAACCCAACTCAAGGTCCTGCAGATAAGAGGAATGTGCAGGTGTCCCAGCCACAGTCTAGCTTCACTGCCCAAGGCCAAGCCGGTGCTCTGTCGAAACCACTCTATTCGGAAGCTGGTAAGGGTGCTCCAACAAACGCACCAATCACTCCACCGCGCTTGAGCACCAAGTACACAATGTCACAGGATTCATCCACCAGCCCAGGAGGTTCCAGCAGCAGCACTGCCCCACACAGCAGTCCAGATGTTTCTCCCGGTTACTACCAGACTGCAATAAGTCGGTCTGTTCAGCCTCCGCAGCCTTCCTGGGCAGACAGTCCTTCAAGCTCTCAGTCTTCTCCAAGCCAAAATCCACAATCACCCCCAGTTACTAACACAAGGAATGTGCCAACAACTGGTGGATATGGACCAACGGTTGCTGTCAGTCGTAACACTGGCTCAAATTCTGGTTTAGTTGTTCGAGTTACAAACAATGAAGGATTTGCTCCAAGTCCAAATAGTAGTGGTGATTCGAATTCAGGTTCATTGGTGTATAACCCTACGTCCTCTGGTGCAGAGAACACAAGCAATGGAAAAATGGTGCCgaacattcaaaataaaaatgattCTGAACGGGCAGAATATCCGAGTGGGAGACTTGATCAAAACACTAGTTATGAAGGACCAAATATATCCGTTAGTAGTGCGAACTCAAGCTCGGGAAGTATGCCGAGTCCAAGCTCGTCTGATTCCTCTGCTGCTACTAAACCAAGGTTTGCCCCACGAGGTGTTATTGCTAATACGTACATGCGGAAACTTGGTTCAACTGCTTTGTCCCAGTACAATAAACTGAGTCAAATGTACCAGGGATTCCCAAATCAGCCGCAACAAGGTGAGGCTAACCAGGGTGCTAAACAAGACAGTAATCAAACAGTTCAGCCAATGGGAAAGACGGAAAATGTTTACCCGAATGATGTGTCGCCACAGGAATCTAGTCAAAAAACGGGTGAACAATCCCCACCGGATTCTGACAATGGCAGCTTCCAAGTGCCTGGGTTTCATCAATACGGTACTATCAATGCAGATAAGTTCAGTTCCAAGGGCATTACCCCAAGAACATTGAGGAGGAGGCATTCTTCGGGAGAGGGAGATGACCTCTTTACGAAACTGCAATTTCAAAGTGCCAAACCGTCCGTGTCTTCTGTAGGTGAAAATGAGGAGGATGCATCAAAAGGGGACGCTGGATATTTTTACGAGGGACGTCAAAATGAGATGCAGAGAACACATTCTAATTCAACTGGATCTACAGGTTCAGAGGAAGAAAAACGGAAACCAAAGTCGGCACCGTTGATTCTCCGAAAGAAGGGGTCTAAGTCCAAGGCTATGCTGCAGAAGAGAAGGGTCAGTTTTGATCCCTTGGCCCTTCTCTTGGATGCATCTCTTGAAGGAGAACTAGAGTTGGTCATGAGAACAGCCAAAGAG gTCTCCAATCCAAGTACTGCTAATGATGAAGGAATCACAGCCCTCCACAATGCCATCTGTGCCGGACATTTCGAGATTGTTAAGTTTTTGGTTGAGTTTGGTTGTGATGTGAACTCACAGGACAGTGATGGATG GACTCCACTCCACTGTGCGGCATCCTGTAACAACCTGGCCATGGTTCAGTTCCTCGTCGAACACGGAGCGTGCATCTTCGCCACGACAATCAGCGACCATGAAACAGCTGCAGAAAAGTGTGAAGAAGATGAGGATGGTTATGATGGGTGCTCAGAATACCTTTACA GTATCCAAGAAAAACTTGGAATTCTAAATGCTGGCGAGGTGTATTCATTGTATAATTATAAGGCGCAGAATCCGGATGAAATGACATTCAAAACTAATGACAAACTTGTCGTCTTGCGTAAGGTTGACCAGGATGAGCGGGAGTGGTGGTGGGCAAGAAAGGGTGCCCGCGAAGGATACATTCCAAGGAATCTTCTTGGG CTTTTCCCAAGAGTTAAACCGCCAAAAGAGAATGATAATGAAAGTTAG
- the LOC135484214 gene encoding apoptosis-stimulating of p53 protein 1-like isoform X1, with amino-acid sequence MFFAVSAAPSSVVIILRVYLDSNHQRSVDIPITPETTCGDVVVSCKDPGEQYCHLTELWRGCERPIYIEEHPYEILQQWGIHRDEVKFYLRHEPFFQPDRRDKKKNGMNDYHFGQDIPMMPGGVDLTLTELQEMATRQQQQIENQQQMLVAKEQRLKYLKQQEMRHQQIASENERLRKLREKVESQELKLKKLRALRGQVDQQRMSNGNLNSELESIKVLFNEKEKELSIAVAKVEELTKQLDEVKRGNNHAGDGKHKSSGDAELEKLKKELMIRNKLNEQQSTKLNAHREVLSKRHEEITMMDTRIEELQERLHKKRQQQQQQQQHKGFPPSGRPQSANIAAVEPYVRTEQKDSSKDDLYEEDLKSGLGPSKQQPRYQTLPYNTKFPVHLEGQKQPQQDINSNIYNYEKKLEANNNMLKQENNKPEQKSVENKSGVYLAKEPVKSQPSQFLTSKVYNVTQDHLNSGIEKRVPTSTFKGGSSGITHFTPRPFSSTYSSVSFNPTQGPADKRNVQVSQPQSSFTAQGQAGALSKPLYSEAGKGAPTNAPITPPRLSTKYTMSQDSSTSPGGSSSSTAPHSSPDVSPGYYQTAISRSVQPPQPSWADSPSSSQSSPSQNPQSPPVTNTRNVPTTGGYGPTVAVSRNTGSNSGLVVRVTNNEGFAPSPNSSGDSNSGSLVYNPTSSGAENTSNGKMVPNIQNKNDSERAEYPSGRLDQNTSYEGPNISVSSANSSSGSMPSPSSSDSSAATKPRFAPRGVIANTYMRKLGSTALSQYNKLSQMYQGFPNQPQQGEANQGAKQDSNQTVQPMGKTENVYPNDVSPQESSQKTGEQSPPDSDNGSFQVPGFHQYGTINADKFSSKGITPRTLRRRHSSGEGDDLFTKLQFQSAKPSVSSVGENEEDASKGDAGYFYEGRQNEMQRTHSNSTGSTGSEEEKRKPKSAPLILRKKGSKSKAMLQKRRVSFDPLALLLDASLEGELELVMRTAKEVSNPSTANDEGITALHNAICAGHFEIVKFLVEFGCDVNSQDSDGWTPLHCAASCNNLAMVQFLVEHGACIFATTISDHETAAEKCEEDEDGYDGCSEYLYSIQEKLGILNAGEVYSLYNYKAQNPDEMTFKTNDKLVVLRKVDQDEREWWWARKGAREGYIPRNLLGLFPRVKPPKENDNES; translated from the exons ATCGGCGAGACAAGAAGAAAAATGGGATGAATGATTATCATTTTGGACAAGACATTCCAATG ATGCCCGGTGGAGTAGACCTCACACTGACGGAACTGCAGGAGATGGCCACCAGGCAACAGCAGCAGATCGAGAACCAACAACAGATGCTGGTGGCCAAGGAACAGCGCCTCAAGTACCTCAAACAGCAAGAGATGAGGCACCAACAGATCGCCAGTGAGAATGAACGGTTACGCAAGTTACGTGAAAAGGTGGAGTCACAGGAGTTGAAGCTGAAGAAACTGAGGGCTTTGAGGGGTCAGGTGGACCAGCAGAGGATGTCCAATGGGAACCTCA ATTCTGAACTGGAGTCTATCAAGGTGTTATTCAACGAGAAAGAGAAAGAGTTATCGATTGCTGTGGCAAAGGTGGAGGAGCTGACCAAACAACTTGACGAGGTGAAAAGAGGAAACAACCATGCTGGTGACGGGAAGCATAAGTCATCCGGTGATGCTGAACTGGAGAAACTGAAGAAAGAACTTATG ATTCGCAACAAATTGAATGAGCAGCAAAGTACCAAGCTGAACGCCCACCGTGAGGTGCTGTCAAAACGTCATGAAGAGATCACCATGATGGACACGCGCATCGAAGAGCTGCAAGAGCGACTCCATAAGAAACGGcaacagcagcaacaacaacagcaacacaAAGGATTTCCCCCGAGTGGTCGACCACAGAGTGCAAATATTGCTGCAGTGGAACCGTATGTTCGGACAGAGCAGAAAGATTCATCAAAGGATGACTTGTATGAAGAGGATTTGAAATCCGGTCTTGGTCCCAGCAAACAGCAACCTCGATATCAGACTCTGCCTTATAACACCAAGTTCCCAGTTCATCTCGAGGGACAGAAACAACCCCAACAGGATATCAATAGCAATATTTACAACTACGAGAAGAAGTTGGAGGCGAATAACAATATGTTAAAACAGGAGAACAATAAACCGGAACAGAAAAGTGTAGAGAATAAAAGTGGTGTGTATCTTGCTAAGGAGCCTGTGAAGTCCCAGCCATCACAGTTCCTCACTTCAAAGGTGTACAATGTTACTCAGGATCATCTGAACAGTGGAATAGAAAAGCGGGTGCCGACATCTACATTTAAAGGCGGTTCTAGTGGTATCACACATTTTACACCGAGGCCATTTTCTTCTACGTACAGTAGCGTGTCCTTCAACCCAACTCAAGGTCCTGCAGATAAGAGGAATGTGCAGGTGTCCCAGCCACAGTCTAGCTTCACTGCCCAAGGCCAAGCCGGTGCTCTGTCGAAACCACTCTATTCGGAAGCTGGTAAGGGTGCTCCAACAAACGCACCAATCACTCCACCGCGCTTGAGCACCAAGTACACAATGTCACAGGATTCATCCACCAGCCCAGGAGGTTCCAGCAGCAGCACTGCCCCACACAGCAGTCCAGATGTTTCTCCCGGTTACTACCAGACTGCAATAAGTCGGTCTGTTCAGCCTCCGCAGCCTTCCTGGGCAGACAGTCCTTCAAGCTCTCAGTCTTCTCCAAGCCAAAATCCACAATCACCCCCAGTTACTAACACAAGGAATGTGCCAACAACTGGTGGATATGGACCAACGGTTGCTGTCAGTCGTAACACTGGCTCAAATTCTGGTTTAGTTGTTCGAGTTACAAACAATGAAGGATTTGCTCCAAGTCCAAATAGTAGTGGTGATTCGAATTCAGGTTCATTGGTGTATAACCCTACGTCCTCTGGTGCAGAGAACACAAGCAATGGAAAAATGGTGCCgaacattcaaaataaaaatgattCTGAACGGGCAGAATATCCGAGTGGGAGACTTGATCAAAACACTAGTTATGAAGGACCAAATATATCCGTTAGTAGTGCGAACTCAAGCTCGGGAAGTATGCCGAGTCCAAGCTCGTCTGATTCCTCTGCTGCTACTAAACCAAGGTTTGCCCCACGAGGTGTTATTGCTAATACGTACATGCGGAAACTTGGTTCAACTGCTTTGTCCCAGTACAATAAACTGAGTCAAATGTACCAGGGATTCCCAAATCAGCCGCAACAAGGTGAGGCTAACCAGGGTGCTAAACAAGACAGTAATCAAACAGTTCAGCCAATGGGAAAGACGGAAAATGTTTACCCGAATGATGTGTCGCCACAGGAATCTAGTCAAAAAACGGGTGAACAATCCCCACCGGATTCTGACAATGGCAGCTTCCAAGTGCCTGGGTTTCATCAATACGGTACTATCAATGCAGATAAGTTCAGTTCCAAGGGCATTACCCCAAGAACATTGAGGAGGAGGCATTCTTCGGGAGAGGGAGATGACCTCTTTACGAAACTGCAATTTCAAAGTGCCAAACCGTCCGTGTCTTCTGTAGGTGAAAATGAGGAGGATGCATCAAAAGGGGACGCTGGATATTTTTACGAGGGACGTCAAAATGAGATGCAGAGAACACATTCTAATTCAACTGGATCTACAGGTTCAGAGGAAGAAAAACGGAAACCAAAGTCGGCACCGTTGATTCTCCGAAAGAAGGGGTCTAAGTCCAAGGCTATGCTGCAGAAGAGAAGGGTCAGTTTTGATCCCTTGGCCCTTCTCTTGGATGCATCTCTTGAAGGAGAACTAGAGTTGGTCATGAGAACAGCCAAAGAG gTCTCCAATCCAAGTACTGCTAATGATGAAGGAATCACAGCCCTCCACAATGCCATCTGTGCCGGACATTTCGAGATTGTTAAGTTTTTGGTTGAGTTTGGTTGTGATGTGAACTCACAGGACAGTGATGGATG GACTCCACTCCACTGTGCGGCATCCTGTAACAACCTGGCCATGGTTCAGTTCCTCGTCGAACACGGAGCGTGCATCTTCGCCACGACAATCAGCGACCATGAAACAGCTGCAGAAAAGTGTGAAGAAGATGAGGATGGTTATGATGGGTGCTCAGAATACCTTTACA GTATCCAAGAAAAACTTGGAATTCTAAATGCTGGCGAGGTGTATTCATTGTATAATTATAAGGCGCAGAATCCGGATGAAATGACATTCAAAACTAATGACAAACTTGTCGTCTTGCGTAAGGTTGACCAGGATGAGCGGGAGTGGTGGTGGGCAAGAAAGGGTGCCCGCGAAGGATACATTCCAAGGAATCTTCTTGGG CTTTTCCCAAGAGTTAAACCGCCAAAAGAGAATGATAATGAAAGTTAG